From Gemmatimonadales bacterium, a single genomic window includes:
- a CDS encoding acyl-CoA thioesterase: MEGRAPRLSHTTIAEVMMPHMANLLGNVHGGVILGMLDRVGAVSAMRHAQRTCVTASVDRVDFRQPIHLGELVTMYASVNYAHRTSIEVGVRVEAENLLTGARRHTNTCYLTFVALDEAGRPASVPPVAPETDEERRRFAEAQARRAQRVAALERREAR; the protein is encoded by the coding sequence ATGGAAGGCCGCGCGCCGCGCCTCTCGCACACGACCATCGCCGAAGTGATGATGCCGCACATGGCGAATCTGCTCGGCAACGTGCACGGCGGCGTGATCCTGGGGATGCTCGACCGGGTCGGGGCGGTGAGCGCGATGCGCCACGCGCAGCGCACCTGCGTGACGGCGTCGGTGGACCGGGTGGATTTCCGGCAGCCGATCCACCTCGGCGAGCTGGTGACGATGTACGCCAGCGTGAACTACGCGCACCGCACGTCGATCGAGGTCGGGGTCCGGGTGGAGGCGGAGAACCTGCTCACCGGTGCGCGCCGGCACACCAACACCTGCTACCTCACCTTCGTGGCCCTGGACGAGGCGGGCCGGCCGGCGTCGGTTCCGCCGGTGGCACCGGAGACCGACGAGGAGCGGCGCCGCTTCGCCGAGGCGCAGGCGCGCAGGGCGCAGCGGGTGGCGGCACTCGAGCGGCGGGAGGCCCGGTGA
- a CDS encoding Rid family hydrolase, which produces MRYGTSLLAALLLAGCAHHWPVREAIHPQPNRPYSQAVRVGRSYYFAGKIGVTDSTRALTTGRTAAETRNVLESFRALFAELGLTLGDVVQATVYLADMADYDEMNRVYAEYFPAGPPARETVAVSGIVSGARVEISFIAVRERR; this is translated from the coding sequence ATGAGATACGGCACGTCGCTCCTGGCCGCCCTGCTGCTGGCGGGCTGCGCCCACCACTGGCCGGTACGGGAGGCGATCCACCCGCAACCCAACCGGCCGTACAGCCAGGCGGTTCGGGTCGGCCGCTCCTACTACTTCGCCGGGAAGATCGGCGTCACCGACTCGACCCGCGCGCTCACGACGGGGCGGACGGCCGCGGAGACGCGGAACGTCCTAGAGTCGTTCCGCGCGCTGTTCGCCGAACTGGGCCTGACGCTGGGCGACGTGGTGCAGGCGACCGTGTATCTGGCCGACATGGCGGACTACGACGAGATGAACCGCGTCTACGCGGAGTACTTCCCGGCCGGCCCGCCGGCGCGCGAAACGGTCGCGGTCAGCGGCATCGTCTCGGGTGCGCGGGTCGAGATCTCGTTCATCGCGGTTCGAGAGCGGAGGTAA
- a CDS encoding patatin-like phospholipase family protein, which produces MTIEPERVVLVLSGGGMKAMAQVGVLRAMDEAGLTPSEIVGTSAGALVGALVASGLSYEEIVPRVFSVGRHELASLARWSVLARGLGAPSVLRPEPMRALLRRLLPAHSFAALRLPLRIAAVDADAGELVVFGAGGRTDCTVVEAVMASMALPLYLPPVSIDGRRFVDGGLLAVLPLEIAAPIAADLVVAVDVGPVAAAPPALTPLGPALLAAHDRAMAIVMASQRARAVAAWRSAERRPPLVLVEPEVDPYGTFAFDRTGEFIEAGYRAGHAALAGRGRGDRQPGPARERGTRGTSPVRGAGTR; this is translated from the coding sequence GTGACGATCGAGCCCGAGCGGGTCGTCCTGGTCCTGTCCGGGGGCGGGATGAAGGCCATGGCGCAGGTCGGCGTGCTGCGCGCCATGGACGAGGCGGGGCTCACGCCGTCGGAGATCGTGGGCACGTCGGCCGGAGCGCTGGTGGGAGCGCTGGTGGCGTCCGGCCTGTCCTACGAGGAGATCGTGCCGCGGGTCTTCAGCGTCGGCCGGCACGAGCTCGCGTCGCTGGCCCGCTGGTCGGTGCTCGCACGGGGCCTCGGCGCGCCCAGCGTGCTGCGGCCGGAGCCGATGCGGGCGTTGCTGCGGCGGCTGCTGCCGGCGCACTCGTTCGCGGCGCTGCGCCTCCCGCTGCGGATCGCGGCGGTGGATGCGGACGCGGGTGAGCTGGTGGTGTTCGGGGCAGGCGGCCGCACCGACTGCACCGTCGTCGAGGCCGTGATGGCGTCGATGGCCCTGCCGCTGTACCTCCCGCCGGTGTCGATCGACGGGCGCCGCTTCGTCGACGGCGGGCTGCTCGCGGTGCTGCCGCTCGAGATCGCGGCCCCCATCGCCGCCGATCTGGTGGTGGCGGTGGACGTGGGGCCGGTGGCGGCCGCTCCCCCGGCACTCACCCCGCTCGGGCCGGCGCTGCTCGCGGCGCACGACCGCGCGATGGCGATCGTGATGGCGAGCCAGCGCGCGCGCGCGGTGGCGGCGTGGAGGTCGGCCGAGCGCCGGCCGCCCCTGGTGCTGGTGGAGCCGGAGGTGGATCCGTACGGCACCTTCGCCTTCGACCGGACCGGGGAGTTCATCGAGGCGGGCTACCGCGCGGGTCACGCGGCGCTGGCGGGGCGGGGACGGGGGGATCGCCAGCCGGGGCCGGCTCGCGAGCGCGGGACGCGGGGAACGAGCCCGGTCCGCGGCGCCGGGACGCGCTGA
- a CDS encoding DUF2203 domain-containing protein, whose protein sequence is MADIKVFTVEQANRALPLVRRIVQDIVAEHPQWKDLVSRYELAAAGARPEWGESLEQLKLRGEIDVLARRINGYVDELAGVGCLLKGFEEGLVDFYGYQEGRLVFLCWRLGEERVTHWHDLDAGFGGRRPIAPEFAATEEG, encoded by the coding sequence GTGGCGGACATCAAGGTGTTCACCGTGGAGCAGGCCAACCGCGCCCTGCCGCTGGTGCGGCGCATCGTGCAGGACATCGTCGCCGAGCACCCGCAGTGGAAGGACCTGGTCTCGCGCTACGAGCTGGCCGCCGCCGGAGCGCGCCCGGAGTGGGGTGAGTCGCTGGAGCAGTTGAAGCTGCGCGGCGAGATCGACGTGCTGGCGCGGCGCATCAACGGGTACGTCGATGAACTCGCCGGAGTGGGCTGCCTGTTGAAAGGCTTCGAGGAAGGGCTGGTGGATTTCTACGGCTATCAGGAGGGCCGCCTGGTGTTCCTGTGCTGGCGGCTCGGCGAAGAGCGCGTGACGCATTGGCACGACCTGGACGCGGGATTCGGCGGCCGCCGGCCCATCGCGCCGGAGTTCGCCGCGACGGAGGAGGGGTAG